From a region of the Neobacillus niacini genome:
- a CDS encoding DUF1992 domain-containing protein translates to MTNSKGKYNPNASIEDLEEAKRLPGFGKPLPKNFFSGDIYSNFQKTAKEAGYLPPFVTLQKEIKQDMAKLLKLIDEGSTEEKINTFIDEINVKVKKYNIECPTSMQKMLISLEDIELHAKIWQ, encoded by the coding sequence ATGACGAATAGTAAAGGGAAATATAACCCAAACGCAAGTATCGAAGATTTAGAAGAGGCGAAACGACTTCCTGGTTTCGGCAAACCGCTTCCCAAAAATTTTTTCTCCGGTGATATCTACTCTAATTTTCAAAAAACGGCCAAAGAAGCCGGTTATTTACCGCCTTTTGTTACATTACAAAAGGAAATCAAACAGGATATGGCAAAGCTGCTAAAACTAATTGACGAAGGGTCCACTGAAGAGAAGATTAATACCTTTATTGATGAAATAAACGTGAAGGTAAAAAAGTATAATATCGAATGTCCAACAAGTATGCAAAAGATGTTAATTAGCTTAGAGGATATTGAACTGCATGCTAAGATTTGGCAATAA
- the yyaC gene encoding spore protease YyaC has protein sequence MGSSTVSISLQSKPNIIIPYNERLAPLYIRQALYSLIPDGTEHIYVIGIGSSRINGDSLGPFVGSLLKNNFSDHLTVLGNLQAPLDATTLVPELGQLSFRKNSFVLAIDSVLGSEEYVNSIVVKDGPVVPGVGLGNILPPIGNCSITGVVLENDPALKNSLLCTDLNLVYTMATSIAKGISLTVRQYYKYPSSQPLLAY, from the coding sequence ATGGGCAGCAGCACGGTTAGTATTAGTTTACAATCTAAACCCAATATAATTATTCCCTATAATGAAAGATTAGCACCTCTCTATATACGGCAAGCACTTTATTCTCTTATACCTGATGGGACTGAACATATTTATGTGATTGGAATTGGCTCTAGTCGGATTAATGGTGACAGCCTGGGTCCTTTTGTTGGAAGCCTGTTGAAGAACAACTTTTCTGATCACTTAACCGTCCTTGGAAACCTGCAGGCGCCACTTGACGCAACAACACTTGTCCCTGAACTAGGACAACTCTCCTTCCGAAAAAATAGTTTTGTTCTAGCAATTGATAGCGTTTTAGGAAGTGAAGAATACGTAAACTCTATCGTGGTAAAGGACGGACCAGTAGTACCGGGTGTTGGGCTGGGAAATATTCTACCTCCAATTGGGAACTGCAGTATTACTGGTGTGGTCCTCGAGAATGATCCGGCATTAAAAAATTCGTTGTTATGTACAGATCTTAATCTTGTATATACGATGGCGACTTCGATTGCTAAGGGTATCTCATTAACGGTTAGACAATATTACAAATACCCATCTTCCCAACCGCTTTTAGCTTATTAA
- the ilvA gene encoding threonine ammonia-lyase IlvA yields MNQQVDQKEKTVQVEDIIIASHTIKDVISPTPLQYNHLLSERYDCHIYLKREDMQSVRSFKIRGAYNRIKKLTAEELENGIICASAGNHAQGVAYSCNHLKINGKVFMPSTTPKQKVNQVKFWGKEHVEIVLVGDTFDDAYEKAMECSKVENRTFIHPFDDRDVIAGQGTVAVELLNDCPEKIDYLFGAIGGGGLLSGVGTYMKHFSPETQLIGVEPQGAAGMKESIFNGEVTSLKEIDPFVDGAAVKTVGSMTFEICKEVVDDIVVVPEGKVCTTLLALYNENAIVVEPTGALSIAALDQFTDEIKGKTVVCIVSGGNNDIGRMQEIKERSKLYEGLQHYFIVQFPQRPGALREFLDDVLGPNDDISHFEYTKKNNRETGPALVGIELKCKDDYFPLIDRIKTKGFVYREVNKDSTLFQMLV; encoded by the coding sequence ATGAATCAACAAGTAGACCAAAAAGAAAAAACTGTACAGGTAGAGGATATCATTATTGCCAGCCACACCATCAAGGATGTGATTTCGCCAACTCCTCTGCAGTATAATCACTTATTATCTGAGCGATATGACTGTCATATTTATTTAAAAAGAGAGGACATGCAAAGTGTTCGTTCCTTTAAAATCCGTGGTGCTTATAATCGGATTAAAAAGCTAACAGCGGAAGAATTAGAGAATGGAATTATTTGTGCAAGCGCCGGAAATCACGCACAAGGGGTGGCCTATTCTTGCAATCATTTAAAAATTAACGGAAAAGTATTTATGCCAAGTACGACTCCAAAACAAAAGGTAAATCAGGTGAAATTTTGGGGTAAGGAACATGTAGAGATTGTTTTAGTAGGGGATACCTTTGACGACGCATATGAAAAAGCGATGGAATGCAGCAAAGTAGAAAATAGAACGTTTATCCATCCGTTTGATGACCGAGACGTGATTGCTGGTCAAGGTACGGTTGCAGTTGAGCTGCTGAATGATTGTCCTGAAAAAATTGATTACCTATTTGGTGCTATTGGTGGAGGCGGACTTCTTTCTGGAGTCGGTACTTATATGAAACATTTTTCACCAGAAACCCAATTAATTGGTGTAGAACCACAAGGAGCAGCCGGGATGAAGGAGTCTATTTTTAATGGAGAGGTTACCTCTCTGAAAGAAATTGACCCGTTTGTCGATGGAGCAGCAGTGAAAACCGTCGGTTCCATGACGTTTGAGATTTGTAAAGAAGTCGTTGATGATATTGTGGTAGTTCCAGAAGGAAAAGTCTGCACCACACTATTAGCTCTCTACAATGAAAATGCGATTGTAGTTGAACCAACAGGTGCACTCTCCATTGCCGCACTTGATCAATTTACAGATGAAATTAAGGGCAAAACGGTGGTCTGTATTGTAAGCGGCGGAAACAACGATATCGGCCGGATGCAGGAAATCAAAGAACGCTCCAAGTTATATGAGGGGCTTCAGCATTACTTTATTGTTCAATTTCCACAACGACCAGGAGCATTACGCGAATTTTTAGATGATGTCCTGGGGCCAAATGATGATATCAGCCATTTTGAATATACAAAAAAGAATAACCGTGAAACGGGACCAGCTTTAGTAGGAATTGAGTTGAAGTGCAAAGATGATTACTTTCCATTGATTGACCGTATTAAGACTAAAGGCTTTGTTTACCGTGAAGTAAATAAAGACAGCACCTTGTTCCAAATGCTAGTTTAG
- a CDS encoding RraA family protein, with product MFILRGEIEVDNIIKDFLGIPTTCISDAMDGLNNLHPAIKPLKENYKVAGRAYTVKIPIGENLLVLKAIREANPGDILVVDGKGDQYRAIAGDFVLGMAQTLGIGGLVVDGVIRDIVGIKALNFPVFSRGTTVAAGAKAGVGEVNVPISCGGVPVNPGDIIVGDADGVVVIPQAREKRILALSVEKLKKDELREASISGNPEAIRKHLDQLLSK from the coding sequence ATGTTTATACTTAGGGGGGAAATTGAAGTGGACAATATTATAAAGGATTTTCTAGGGATTCCAACTACTTGTATATCAGACGCAATGGATGGTTTAAATAATCTTCATCCTGCGATTAAGCCTCTTAAGGAAAATTACAAGGTTGCCGGGCGAGCTTACACAGTAAAAATACCTATTGGTGAAAATCTCTTGGTCCTCAAAGCCATTCGTGAAGCAAATCCAGGTGATATTTTAGTTGTCGACGGAAAAGGAGACCAATACAGGGCTATTGCCGGTGATTTTGTTTTAGGCATGGCACAAACATTGGGGATTGGCGGTCTTGTGGTCGACGGAGTGATTCGAGATATTGTTGGAATTAAGGCGTTAAACTTCCCTGTTTTCTCCCGAGGGACGACAGTTGCAGCAGGCGCAAAAGCTGGAGTAGGTGAAGTGAATGTGCCCATTTCATGTGGAGGTGTTCCTGTAAATCCAGGGGATATCATAGTGGGAGATGCCGACGGAGTGGTGGTCATTCCTCAAGCAAGAGAAAAAAGAATTTTGGCTTTATCTGTAGAAAAATTAAAAAAAGACGAACTTCGAGAAGCGAGTATTTCTGGAAATCCCGAAGCAATACGGAAACATCTCGATCAATTATTATCAAAATAG
- a CDS encoding FAD-binding dehydrogenase has translation MKFDVIVVGAGLAGLVATAELADAGKKVLLLDQEPEASMGGQAWWSFGGLFLVDSPEQRRLGIKDSRELAWQDWIGSAGFDREEDEDYWGKKWAQAYVDFAAGEKREWLYKMGVRFFPVVGWAERGGYLADGHGNSVPRFHIVWGTGPGIVEPFEKKVRNAMSTGLVDYRPRHRVNELLTENGAVVGVNGFILVPSSAARGQASSREVISDFEFQAQAVIVTSGGIGGNPDLIRKNWPPQLGKAPKNMISGVPDHVDGRMLEITENAGGRIVNRDRMWHYTEGIKNWNPIWSNHGIRILPGPSSIWLDAKGNRFQTPNFPGFDTLGTLEAIQKTGYDYSWFILTQKIIEKEFALSGSEQNPDLTGKSIKKVLSRVLPGPTAPVKAFMDKGEDFVIADNLTELVEGMNKLTGDNLLTLNEIERQIAARDREMDNKFTKDLQVTAIRGARNYVGDKLIRVASPHKLLDPKNGPLIAVRLHIVSRKTLGGLQTDLSGRVLNSTGEPVPGLYAAGEVCGFGGGGVHGYRALEGTFLGGCLFTGRQAGRAIAKEL, from the coding sequence ATGAAGTTTGATGTGATTGTAGTAGGTGCAGGGCTAGCTGGTTTAGTGGCCACAGCTGAGCTTGCGGACGCAGGTAAGAAAGTGCTGCTGCTTGATCAAGAACCAGAGGCTTCAATGGGCGGACAGGCCTGGTGGTCCTTTGGTGGATTGTTTCTAGTTGATTCACCTGAACAACGAAGATTGGGAATAAAAGATTCACGTGAACTTGCCTGGCAAGACTGGATTGGTTCAGCTGGCTTTGATAGAGAAGAAGACGAAGATTACTGGGGTAAAAAATGGGCACAAGCCTATGTAGACTTTGCTGCCGGAGAAAAACGTGAATGGCTATATAAAATGGGAGTCCGTTTCTTTCCGGTAGTGGGCTGGGCCGAGCGTGGCGGATACCTAGCTGATGGACATGGAAACTCTGTACCACGGTTCCATATTGTATGGGGAACGGGTCCGGGTATTGTTGAGCCATTTGAAAAAAAAGTCCGTAATGCCATGTCGACAGGACTTGTGGACTATCGTCCTCGGCATCGTGTCAATGAATTACTGACAGAAAATGGTGCTGTTGTTGGAGTCAACGGATTCATTCTCGTCCCTAGCTCAGCAGCCCGCGGCCAAGCAAGTTCACGTGAAGTAATCAGTGATTTTGAATTTCAGGCACAAGCTGTCATTGTAACAAGTGGCGGCATCGGGGGAAATCCAGACTTAATTCGAAAAAATTGGCCGCCGCAACTCGGGAAAGCGCCCAAAAATATGATTTCAGGTGTTCCTGATCATGTTGATGGAAGAATGCTAGAAATTACAGAAAATGCTGGAGGCAGAATCGTAAACCGCGACCGTATGTGGCATTATACTGAAGGGATTAAGAACTGGAATCCAATATGGAGCAATCACGGTATCCGCATCCTTCCAGGGCCATCGTCTATTTGGCTTGATGCAAAAGGAAATCGTTTTCAAACGCCGAATTTCCCTGGGTTCGACACGTTAGGTACGTTAGAAGCCATTCAGAAAACGGGATATGATTATTCCTGGTTTATCTTAACTCAGAAAATAATAGAAAAAGAGTTTGCACTTTCTGGGTCTGAACAAAACCCTGACCTCACTGGAAAAAGTATAAAAAAAGTATTGTCCCGTGTTCTTCCCGGACCTACAGCGCCGGTTAAGGCGTTTATGGACAAAGGCGAGGATTTTGTCATTGCAGATAATTTAACTGAGCTTGTGGAAGGTATGAATAAGCTTACGGGTGATAACCTCCTAACCTTAAATGAGATCGAGCGGCAAATCGCTGCTAGAGACCGAGAGATGGATAATAAGTTTACAAAGGATCTGCAGGTAACTGCCATTCGCGGAGCACGCAATTATGTTGGTGACAAGTTAATTCGTGTCGCCTCTCCTCATAAATTACTAGATCCTAAAAATGGTCCATTGATTGCGGTGCGCCTACATATTGTTAGTCGAAAAACTTTAGGCGGTCTCCAAACAGATTTATCTGGACGGGTACTTAATTCAACGGGTGAACCTGTGCCCGGTTTATATGCCGCTGGCGAGGTTTGCGGTTTTGGCGGTGGCGGGGTTCATGGCTACCGTGCACTAGAGGGAACCTTTCTCGGTGGATGCCTATTTACCGGCAGACAAGCAGGACGTGCAATTGCAAAGGAATTATAG
- a CDS encoding flavin reductase family protein — MDDRFFRNAMGKFATGITVVSTEVEGEAHGMTANAFVSVSLNPKLILVSIDKRARMLPFIQQTKKFAVSFLSEDQQTESMRFAGQIKGETPYNFETFGNLPVIQGALANITCNFYNEVEAGDHVLFIGEVTDLKVNEGDPLLYFGGQYRKLSQ; from the coding sequence ATGGACGATCGTTTTTTTCGAAATGCAATGGGGAAATTTGCAACGGGTATTACCGTTGTTTCAACTGAGGTAGAGGGTGAAGCACATGGGATGACAGCGAATGCATTCGTATCTGTCTCATTAAATCCTAAATTAATCCTTGTATCCATCGATAAAAGAGCTAGAATGCTGCCTTTCATACAACAAACGAAAAAATTTGCGGTTAGTTTCCTATCTGAAGATCAACAAACTGAATCAATGAGGTTTGCAGGACAAATAAAAGGGGAAACGCCCTATAATTTTGAGACATTCGGAAATCTGCCTGTTATCCAGGGAGCGCTTGCGAACATAACGTGTAATTTTTACAATGAGGTTGAAGCAGGTGATCACGTTTTATTTATTGGTGAAGTTACTGACCTTAAGGTGAATGAAGGAGATCCTTTGTTGTATTTCGGCGGTCAATACCGTAAATTATCACAATAA
- a CDS encoding amidohydrolase translates to MSKTIYTNGVIYTLDSNQPVVESVVTENGRILDLGSHHEMNLQWGRAGARVIDLQGKMVTPGLIDSHLHMSGVAFNFLDLDLTGVTSKSEMLDKIKQKADTVAPGKWLIGMGWDENLFTEGTIPTIDELDHVAPHCPIYLKRICYHAFLVNSKALEMSHYYPTIEVPQGGRVVLDPQTKRPTGLLLESASQLVTKHIPDKTYDELKNGLGQAMKFAIKKGLTSVHTNDPAYLGGLEQTYRMYDELLNQEQNGLRCNLLIDYPYLPALKEKGKFAGFGNEKLQIGAIKIFADGAFGRRTALLSEPYHDEPGQFGEAMQTEEVLFNIVKDARAQSMPIAVHTIGDQALENVLNILDQFPKVNYRDRIIHTSLVREDLIARLADPSIVADIQPRFVVGDYPWVIDRIGKERESYLYAWKSLLSNGVICAGGSDAPVEPVDPLLGIHAAVTRRTPGKNEVWNESQKISMFEAVELFTVGGAYATNEEAIKGTISRGKLADMTVYSKNLFELDNPDELLNTNIEMTIIDGEIQEV, encoded by the coding sequence GTGTCGAAGACAATTTATACAAATGGTGTCATTTATACTCTTGATTCCAACCAGCCAGTGGTGGAGTCGGTGGTAACTGAGAATGGCAGGATTCTAGATTTAGGTTCACATCACGAGATGAACTTACAATGGGGAAGAGCAGGGGCAAGAGTAATTGACCTGCAGGGGAAAATGGTTACTCCTGGACTAATTGACAGCCACTTACACATGTCCGGAGTTGCATTTAATTTTTTAGACTTAGACTTAACAGGGGTAACCTCTAAATCCGAAATGCTCGATAAAATAAAGCAAAAAGCGGATACCGTTGCTCCTGGTAAATGGCTGATTGGAATGGGCTGGGATGAGAATCTGTTTACAGAAGGAACGATTCCCACTATCGATGAACTAGATCACGTTGCACCACATTGTCCGATTTACCTTAAAAGAATTTGCTATCATGCATTTTTAGTCAATAGTAAAGCACTTGAAATGAGCCACTATTATCCAACGATTGAAGTACCGCAGGGTGGAAGGGTGGTTTTAGATCCGCAAACCAAAAGACCGACAGGACTGCTGTTGGAGTCGGCTTCCCAACTAGTTACTAAACATATTCCAGATAAAACATACGATGAGTTAAAAAATGGTTTGGGACAAGCAATGAAATTCGCTATTAAAAAAGGGTTAACCAGTGTACATACAAATGACCCGGCTTATTTAGGAGGATTGGAGCAAACGTATCGCATGTATGATGAGTTACTCAATCAAGAGCAAAACGGGTTACGCTGCAACCTTTTGATTGATTATCCATATCTGCCTGCATTAAAGGAAAAAGGGAAGTTTGCTGGTTTTGGGAATGAGAAACTGCAAATCGGTGCTATCAAAATATTTGCAGATGGTGCATTTGGACGACGAACTGCATTGCTATCAGAGCCTTATCACGATGAACCTGGTCAATTTGGTGAAGCCATGCAAACGGAAGAAGTTCTTTTTAACATTGTAAAGGACGCACGGGCGCAATCCATGCCAATAGCCGTTCATACGATAGGTGATCAGGCGCTGGAGAATGTTCTCAATATTTTAGATCAATTTCCAAAGGTGAATTATCGTGACCGGATTATCCACACTTCATTAGTTAGGGAAGATTTAATAGCTCGATTAGCGGACCCAAGTATTGTAGCCGATATCCAACCTAGGTTTGTTGTTGGAGATTATCCATGGGTAATCGACCGGATTGGTAAAGAGCGGGAATCCTATTTGTATGCCTGGAAATCCCTACTCTCTAATGGAGTTATCTGTGCAGGCGGATCAGACGCACCTGTTGAACCAGTTGATCCATTGCTTGGTATTCATGCAGCTGTTACTCGAAGAACCCCCGGTAAGAATGAGGTCTGGAATGAGAGTCAGAAGATCTCGATGTTTGAGGCTGTTGAGCTTTTTACAGTGGGCGGGGCTTATGCAACAAACGAAGAAGCGATAAAAGGTACAATTTCAAGAGGGAAGTTAGCGGACATGACGGTGTACTCTAAGAATCTCTTTGAATTGGACAATCCTGATGAACTATTAAATACAAATATTGAAATGACCATTATTGATGGGGAAATTCAAGAGGTTTAA
- a CDS encoding DMT family transporter, whose protein sequence is MVYLGGIYLTTLGASLSYPRTKGILLVLIAATSWGVSGTVAQYLFHQQGFSTNWLVVIRLLLAGLGLLLYAHIVGKQNIWSIWKNKQDVLQLVLFGIIGMLGVQYTFFMAIEQGNAATATVLQYLAPVLIALYFCFRTKSLPVNHEVIAIVFALGGTFLLVTKGNIHSLAISSSAFGWGILSAFALAFYTLYPVKLLTKWGTTLTVGWGMMIGGIGLSLFHPPWKFEGHWSPASFMAVAFVVLVGTLIAFLCFMESLKYIKASEASLLACIEPLSAAFLAVAWLHVSFSPIEWLGALSIIATIFILSVVKR, encoded by the coding sequence ATGGTTTATTTGGGGGGGATATATTTGACCACACTTGGTGCTTCTTTGTCGTATCCACGGACAAAGGGAATTTTATTAGTATTAATCGCGGCGACATCATGGGGTGTCTCAGGAACGGTCGCACAGTACCTATTTCATCAGCAAGGCTTCAGTACTAACTGGCTTGTAGTCATACGATTACTTTTGGCGGGACTGGGTTTATTACTATATGCTCATATAGTTGGGAAACAAAATATATGGAGTATTTGGAAAAATAAACAGGATGTTCTTCAGCTTGTTTTGTTTGGAATTATCGGTATGCTGGGTGTTCAATATACTTTCTTTATGGCGATAGAGCAAGGGAATGCTGCCACTGCTACCGTTTTGCAATACTTAGCACCAGTACTTATCGCCTTATATTTTTGCTTCCGGACCAAGTCTTTACCTGTAAACCATGAGGTAATCGCCATTGTGTTTGCGCTAGGCGGGACATTTCTGCTTGTCACAAAAGGTAATATCCATTCACTAGCGATATCCAGCTCGGCGTTTGGCTGGGGGATACTATCTGCATTTGCTTTGGCTTTTTATACGCTATACCCGGTAAAATTGCTCACAAAATGGGGAACGACGTTAACCGTTGGCTGGGGAATGATGATCGGAGGAATTGGCTTAAGTCTCTTCCATCCTCCATGGAAATTTGAAGGTCACTGGTCACCTGCTTCTTTTATGGCAGTTGCATTTGTCGTTCTAGTTGGAACCTTAATCGCATTTCTCTGCTTTATGGAAAGTCTTAAATACATAAAAGCTTCTGAAGCGAGCCTTTTAGCCTGTATTGAACCGCTCTCTGCCGCCTTTCTAGCCGTAGCCTGGCTTCATGTTTCCTTTAGTCCAATTGAATGGCTGGGAGCACTTTCTATAATTGCAACGATCTTTATACTTTCCGTAGTCAAACGGTAA
- a CDS encoding c-type cytochrome — MKKILSIVFFMLLLALLAACGNDEKTTSDEPATEETEGSEDSSGNEDSGTTGDSTATSLAGNEVFQKSCITCHSSGDITGGQTKLDGAKIHGDFKTKEDLLAFVEKNMPKSAPASLSADEYQAVVDYLWDQK, encoded by the coding sequence TTGAAGAAGATTTTAAGTATTGTATTTTTTATGTTACTTCTGGCGCTATTGGCTGCTTGCGGGAATGATGAAAAGACTACAAGTGATGAACCGGCAACGGAAGAAACAGAAGGCAGTGAAGATTCCAGCGGGAACGAGGATTCTGGTACTACAGGAGATTCAACGGCGACATCTCTAGCAGGCAATGAAGTTTTTCAAAAGAGCTGCATTACATGCCACAGTTCTGGGGACATTACAGGTGGTCAAACGAAGCTTGATGGTGCCAAAATCCATGGAGATTTTAAAACAAAAGAGGATCTCTTAGCATTTGTTGAAAAGAATATGCCGAAAAGCGCTCCTGCTTCTTTATCAGCAGATGAGTACCAAGCAGTAGTAGACTATTTATGGGATCAAAAATAA
- a CDS encoding S-adenosylmethionine decarboxylase related protein → MKDHQTVISILGSAGGVAKSILSILNHSVSDTKDPIHQFITNSAIHLIDHKQKDPLYYQSLFPHLIKLMNYHQFDLNDKEQLTSHLISTNTSIVIDVSWADTVEMLQCCDDLGIKYINSALENTFIDDHEEQFAGFPLIERIHYFEKHKDTFNHTTAIVCSGMNPGVVQWMAFKLMKQHGDEQPLGCYIVEHDTSFFKKKSQAKKDVIYTTWSPECFLDEAILCYPMFMKKGTPLFLYENVYDIEFKVTLGKKTFYGCLMPHEEVYTLGKLFDMESGFLYKVNDHTTNIIREHLDDSDVLWDFEMKVLDPLEAPLTGEDLVGVLLVYPDKERYIYNVLDNEKIFAQYKTNATYFQVACGIYASLSVLLLDQIPKGVYYVDELLLKTNNQFGQYLTYYMTDFVIGENTKTDGLLLDRMREFQD, encoded by the coding sequence ATGAAAGATCACCAAACAGTTATATCCATTTTGGGAAGTGCTGGCGGGGTCGCAAAATCTATTCTTTCCATTTTAAATCATTCAGTAAGTGATACCAAAGATCCTATACATCAATTTATTACGAACAGTGCGATTCACTTAATTGATCATAAACAAAAGGATCCCCTATATTATCAAAGTCTATTTCCACATTTAATTAAATTGATGAACTATCATCAGTTTGACCTTAACGATAAAGAACAGTTAACAAGCCATTTAATTAGTACCAATACAAGTATTGTGATTGATGTTTCATGGGCAGATACGGTTGAAATGCTGCAATGCTGTGACGACCTAGGAATCAAATATATTAATTCTGCTCTAGAAAATACATTTATTGATGATCACGAAGAACAATTCGCAGGTTTTCCACTGATAGAACGAATTCATTATTTTGAAAAACATAAGGACACTTTTAATCATACAACTGCCATTGTATGCTCTGGTATGAACCCAGGAGTGGTACAGTGGATGGCATTTAAACTGATGAAACAACATGGGGATGAACAACCGCTGGGCTGCTACATTGTCGAGCATGATACATCTTTTTTCAAGAAGAAATCACAGGCAAAAAAGGATGTCATCTATACAACCTGGTCTCCAGAATGCTTCCTAGACGAAGCCATTTTGTGCTATCCAATGTTCATGAAAAAAGGTACACCGCTTTTTTTATACGAAAACGTTTATGATATCGAATTTAAAGTAACCTTAGGGAAAAAAACATTCTATGGTTGTTTAATGCCACATGAAGAAGTTTATACGTTAGGTAAGCTATTTGATATGGAAAGTGGATTTTTGTATAAGGTAAATGACCATACCACTAATATTATCCGCGAACATTTAGATGACTCAGATGTTTTGTGGGATTTTGAAATGAAAGTACTCGATCCCCTCGAAGCACCGTTAACGGGCGAGGATTTGGTCGGTGTATTACTGGTTTATCCAGATAAAGAGCGTTATATATATAACGTGCTGGATAATGAAAAGATCTTTGCTCAATACAAAACAAACGCAACTTACTTCCAGGTGGCTTGCGGGATTTATGCTTCCCTATCTGTCCTCCTTCTTGACCAAATACCAAAGGGTGTTTACTATGTGGACGAGCTATTACTAAAAACGAATAACCAATTCGGGCAATATTTAACCTACTATATGACCGATTTTGTTATCGGAGAAAATACCAAAACAGATGGATTGCTTTTAGACCGTATGAGAGAATTTCAGGATTAG
- a CDS encoding S8 family peptidase has protein sequence MKKKKRIASALLALTMGVSLFASAAYGEGTDSKETYRVFIKGPSSEKAKAKQTTGVRWDFGDEGYTTTVNSKQYQALLNNKNLTIEKVSEVQLDRTENASKDKIGTTAITSLPSDRTPWGMQAIYNDPNITVTSGGAGIKVAVLDTGTYINHYDLVGSSEQCKDFTQSSSPIVNNSCTDRNGHGTHVAGTVLAHGASDGLGIYGVAPQAKLWAYKVLTDSGSGYSDDIAGAIRHVADEAVRTGSKVVLSMSLGSSGKDTMIASAVDYAYGKGVLVVAAAGNSGYAANTIGYPGALKNAVAVAALENVQQNGTYRVADFSSRGNPLTDGDYVIQEKDVEISAPGAAIESTWYDGNYNTISGTSMATPHVSGLVAKIWSSNLSWTNAQLRSELQRRAKLYDIKGGYGATTGDDYASGFGFARVK, from the coding sequence ATGAAAAAGAAAAAAAGGATTGCCTCAGCATTACTTGCATTAACCATGGGGGTTTCTTTGTTTGCCTCAGCCGCTTACGGTGAGGGCACAGATTCAAAAGAAACGTACCGAGTCTTTATCAAAGGACCAAGTTCTGAAAAAGCAAAAGCAAAGCAAACGACTGGAGTACGATGGGATTTTGGAGATGAAGGATATACAACCACTGTCAATTCCAAACAATATCAAGCTTTACTAAACAATAAAAATTTAACCATTGAGAAGGTTTCAGAAGTACAACTGGATCGCACAGAAAATGCTTCAAAAGACAAAATCGGAACTACGGCTATTACGTCTCTTCCAAGTGACCGTACACCTTGGGGAATGCAAGCCATTTACAATGATCCAAATATTACTGTTACATCAGGCGGCGCGGGGATTAAGGTTGCAGTTCTAGATACTGGTACGTATATCAATCATTACGATTTAGTAGGTAGTTCAGAACAATGTAAAGACTTCACCCAATCATCTTCACCTATTGTTAATAATTCATGTACAGACCGTAACGGGCATGGTACACACGTCGCTGGAACTGTATTGGCACACGGGGCTTCTGATGGTTTAGGTATCTATGGTGTAGCACCGCAAGCGAAACTTTGGGCTTATAAGGTATTAACGGACAGTGGATCAGGTTATTCCGATGATATTGCAGGAGCGATTCGTCATGTAGCGGATGAAGCTGTAAGAACAGGCTCAAAAGTAGTTCTGTCTATGTCACTCGGCTCAAGCGGAAAAGATACAATGATTGCTAGTGCAGTAGATTATGCATATGGCAAGGGCGTTTTAGTTGTCGCAGCTGCAGGTAACTCCGGATATGCGGCCAATACGATTGGATATCCAGGTGCCTTAAAGAATGCCGTTGCAGTAGCAGCCTTAGAAAATGTTCAGCAAAATGGCACTTATCGTGTTGCGGATTTCTCATCTCGTGGTAATCCATTAACAGACGGTGATTATGTCATCCAAGAAAAAGATGTAGAAATCTCTGCACCTGGTGCTGCCATTGAATCAACATGGTATGATGGTAATTACAATACAATCAGTGGAACTTCCATGGCTACTCCACATGTTTCAGGCTTAGTAGCAAAAATTTGGTCATCTAATTTGTCTTGGACTAATGCTCAGCTTCGTTCTGAGTTACAAAGAAGAGCCAAATTGTATGACATTAAAGGCGGATATGGTGCAACAACTGGAGATGACTATGCTTCAGGATTCGGTTTTGCTAGAGTAAAATAA